Genomic DNA from Halobaculum sp. MBLA0147:
GACGGCGTCGGTGGTGTCGGACTGACAGTGTCCGGCTCGGGGCTCCGACCAGTGGTGTCCGACACGCGAGTCCGACCGGTGCCTGCGGCTCGGAGTCCCCCGGTAGCGCGGCTCGCCTCCGTTCGACGGCGTCCACCCGCCCCGTGTGTATTTCAGGCTGGAACCGTTCGTAGCGAGCGATGACCTCCACCCTCCGGTACGTCTCGTGGGGGATGGCCGGGCTCTCGGCGGCCTCGATCGTCGGCTTGCTCGCGGCGGGCGTCGCCGCACTGTTCGGCAACCGGACGGTCAGCGAGCGGTTCTTCGTCACGGTCTTCGGCGTCTGGCTGGCGCTCGTGCTCGCGATGGGGTTCCTCTACGGGCTCCACGCGATCCTGGGCGACTGAGGTGGTCGCTGTGGACCGGTCGCGGTCTCCCCCGCTCGACGCGGCGGAGTGTGGCCGCGGCCCGCGATTGCCGGCGACCCACACCGGGTGACCCGAGGTTTTCCCGTCGCGGGCCACAGGAGTGGGTGTGCACGACCTCGCCGCCCGGACCGACGCGTTCCAGCGGTCCCAGATCCGCGTGATGTTCGACCTCGCAGAGGCGGCCGCCGCCGACGGTGCGGACCTCGTCCGTCTGGAGGTGGGCGAGCCGGACTTCGACACCCCCGAGCACGTCACGGAGGCCGCCTTCGAGGCGGTCCGTGACGGTGCGACCGACTACACCGCCAGCGCCGGGATCGAACCGCTCCGGCGTGCCGTGGCGGAGACGACCGAAGCGGAGTACGACCTCTCGTACGACCCCGACCAGATCGTCGTCACCAACGGGGGGATGGAGGCGCTCCACGTCGCCGCGCTCACGCTCGTCGACCCCGGCGAGGAGTTGGTGGTGCCGAGTCCGGCGTGGCCCAACTACGGCATCCACGCCGCGCTCGCCGACGGCCAGTTGCGCGAGGTGGAACTGCCACCGCCGTACGACCTCGACGCCGAGCGACTCGTCGCCGCGATCGACGACGACACTGCGGCGGTGGTGCTCACGACGCCCTCGAACCCGACGGGCCGCGTCTACGACCCCGAGCCGATCCGGCGGGTCGCCGCCGCTGCGGCCGCCCACGACGCCTACGTGATCGCCGACGAGGTGTACGCCGGGCTCACCTACGACCGCGATCCGACCGGAGTCGCCGCCCTCGTCGACCACCCCGAGCGAGTGGTGACGGTCGGCTCGCTGTCGAAGACACACGCGATGACCGGCTGGCGACTCGGCTGGCTCGCGGCCGCCGATCCGGTGGTCGAGGCCGCCACCGCCGTCCGCGAGGGGACGACGAGCTGTCCGTCTGCGCCCGCCCAACACGCCGGCGTCGCCGCGCTCGCCGGCCCGGACGAGCCCGCCGAACGGATGTTCGAGGCGTTCCGCGACCGCCGCGACTACGTCGCCGAACGACTCGCGGCGATGGACGGCGTCACCGCGCCGCGGCCGGAGGGTGCCTTCTACGCGTTCCTCGACGTGGACGGTGCGACGGAGAGTCTCCCGCTCGCTAAGCGGCTGTTGGAGGAGACCGGCGTCGTCCTCGCCCCCGGCTCCGGGTTCGGTGCCGGCGGCGAGGGGCGACTGCGGCTGTCCTTCGCCAACTCGCTGGACCGGCTCGCGGAGGGGTTCGACAGGCTGGAGACGTTCCTCCCGATCGAGTGAGTCTCGGGGGTGCCCCCGGGCCGGGTGACTCTCGGAGTCACACCGTCTCGTCTGGTTGTCCGCTACGACTCGAGCCGCGGTACTGCTACCGCATCAACTCGCCGCCGTTGACGTTGAGCGTCTCGCCGGTGACGAAGCCGGCGTCTCGGAGGTACGCGACGGCGTCGGCGATGTCCTCGGGCTGGCCGTAGCGGTCGACCGGGATCGCGGCCAACTCCTCGGCCTTCTCCGCCGCGCTGCGGTCGGCGGTCATGTCCGTCTCGACGTGGCCCGGCGCGACGGCATTGACCCGCACGTCCGGCGCGAAGTCGCCCGCGTGACTCTTCGTCAGCGAGAGCAACCCGCCCTTCGAGGCGGCGTAGTGGACCTCGACGGGTGCGCCGGTGAACGCGAGGATCGAGGAGACGTTCGTCACGGACGGGGTCGGCGCGCCGCCGCCGTCGGCGCTCCGGAGGTGTGGCAGCGCCGCCTTCGTACAGCAGAACGCGGAGTTGACGTTCACGTCCATCACGCGGTCGAAGTCGGCCGGCGACAACTCCTCGGTGTAGACGTGTTGGTCGATCCCAGCGTTGTTGACGAGGTGGTCCACACCGCCGAAGGCGTCGACGGTCTCGGCGACGAGCCGGTCGGCGTCGTCCGGGTCCGAGGCGTCGGCTTCGACGACGATGGCCTCCGCCCCCGCCTCGCGGACCGCGGCGGCGGTCTCGGCGGCGGCGTCCGGCGAGGAGTGGTAGTTGACCGTCACGTCGTAGCCGTCTCGGGCGAACCGCCGGGCGGTCGCCGCGCCGATCCCTCTGGAGGAGCCGGTGACGATGGCTGCTGGCACGACCGTACGTTCCCGGCCACCCGACTTGGGCGTTCGGCTCCCGGCGGACGTCGTGTTCTCCGGGCGCTCGTCGTGTTCTCCGGGCGCTCGTCGTGTTCTCCGAGCGGTCGTCGCGGCACTCTCGTCGGTCGCCGACTGCCGCCGTCTCACCAGGAGACGCGGAACGCGTCGGTCGCGTCCGCCGGCGGCTCGACGGACTCGACGACGACGTCGTCGGCGTCGACCCGCTCGTCTCCCACGCCAGCTACGACCGCCCGGCGGAAGACGGCCGCGGCGAACGCGGTCGGGTACAGGTAGTCACCCCCGGTGACGATCCGGCGCGTACGGTCGCTGTCGGGGTGTTCGACGGCGAAGTCCGCGACGCGATCGGCCGCCGGGCCACGGTGTGCCTCTCGGGCGACGCGACGGAGCGTCGCCAGTGCCGTGTCGACGTCGTCCGCGCGGAGCACGGCCGGGGTCGCCGCGACCAACTTCCCCCCGACGCGACCGAGCTGGTCCGAGCCCGCACCCTCGCCGAGGCGGGCGAGCGAGCGCGCGAACGCGTCCACCGGGTACCACCCGTCGTCGGAGACCGCCGCGATCCCGTTGCGCGCGAGGAGGTGACGGACCCGCTTCGCGAACACCGGCGAGACGGTCTCGGCGCTGTCGACGACGAGTCGGACGTACCGCCCCGCGACCTCGGTCACGTCGTCGGTCCCCCCACGACCGCCGCCGCCCACTCGCCGTCCGTCACCGCCGCGCGCTGGGCCGGTCGCGCACGCTGTACCGTCGCCGTTCGGTCGGCTGCCGCCGGTCGGTCGATCGCTGCCGCCCGATCGCTCTCCGTCGGCGTCCCGCCCGGGATCGGGCTGGGACTCACCGCCTGTACGGCGACCGACACTGGATCTACTCACAACGGCGAGCGAACTCTCGGTCTCGCCGGACGTCTCTCTCTCGTCGTACATCGGGTCCCCCACGGGAGCTCGCTCGTCACCGAGCGCCCCCGTCTGTGTGCGTACCGTGAGTCACTCCTGCGGATATCCACTTAATCGAAACTCATCGTTCCTCCCCGACGACACCTCGTTGAGTCGTCTCTGACCCGACGAGAGGTGTGTCCCGATCTTCGATTACTGTCTCGGCGAGTGGTCCCTCTCCGAGACGAGCGAGGTGGGTCCGGCCACCAGTCGACGGATCGAACGTGTCTGCCTCCCACTCGACGGGCCGGGCGTGTCCGTCCACCACACTAGTCGACCGGGGTATTCAAGCGCCTGCCTCGACTGTCGGGAGACGTGAGCGACCTGGGTGACGGGCGGACGGGACGGGACGACGCCGGCGACGGGACCGGCGAGGGAGACGAGTCGTCGGTGCTGGACCGCTACGACAGGGTAGAGCGGACGGAGACGCCCGGCGAGGGGAACTCGCTGCGCCACTGGCAGGACGCCAAGAGCTACTGGGAGGTGGCGAAGAACTACCTCGGAACGTGGGTGATCCGGGTGTCCGGAGACCTCGACCGCAAGAACCGCTTCCTCCGGCGACTGGGGGTGACCGTCGGCGAGAACGTCTCGTGGGGGCTGGAGGCGACGCCGGACGTGTTCTGGCCGGAACGGATCACGCTCGGCGACGACGTGAT
This window encodes:
- a CDS encoding pyridoxal phosphate-dependent aminotransferase, with the translated sequence MFDLAEAAAADGADLVRLEVGEPDFDTPEHVTEAAFEAVRDGATDYTASAGIEPLRRAVAETTEAEYDLSYDPDQIVVTNGGMEALHVAALTLVDPGEELVVPSPAWPNYGIHAALADGQLREVELPPPYDLDAERLVAAIDDDTAAVVLTTPSNPTGRVYDPEPIRRVAAAAAAHDAYVIADEVYAGLTYDRDPTGVAALVDHPERVVTVGSLSKTHAMTGWRLGWLAAADPVVEAATAVREGTTSCPSAPAQHAGVAALAGPDEPAERMFEAFRDRRDYVAERLAAMDGVTAPRPEGAFYAFLDVDGATESLPLAKRLLEETGVVLAPGSGFGAGGEGRLRLSFANSLDRLAEGFDRLETFLPIE
- a CDS encoding glucose 1-dehydrogenase, whose protein sequence is MPAAIVTGSSRGIGAATARRFARDGYDVTVNYHSSPDAAAETAAAVREAGAEAIVVEADASDPDDADRLVAETVDAFGGVDHLVNNAGIDQHVYTEELSPADFDRVMDVNVNSAFCCTKAALPHLRSADGGGAPTPSVTNVSSILAFTGAPVEVHYAASKGGLLSLTKSHAGDFAPDVRVNAVAPGHVETDMTADRSAAEKAEELAAIPVDRYGQPEDIADAVAYLRDAGFVTGETLNVNGGELMR